One part of the bacterium genome encodes these proteins:
- a CDS encoding type II toxin-antitoxin system RelE/ParE family toxin yields MSGTIVSPDAQRDLQEIISYIGAESVEGAARVFGKFEEVFRLLAENPYVGHRRADLTVQPVRFFPVYSYLVVYRLVGSRPEVIRVFGAAQDVARLLEPDSS; encoded by the coding sequence ATGTCGGGGACTATCGTTTCTCCGGATGCCCAGCGTGATCTGCAAGAGATCATCAGTTACATCGGCGCGGAGAGCGTGGAGGGTGCGGCTCGGGTTTTCGGCAAGTTCGAGGAGGTTTTTCGGCTCTTGGCCGAGAATCCGTACGTGGGGCATCGGAGAGCGGATCTGACCGTTCAACCGGTTCGTTTTTTTCCCGTGTACTCGTACCTGGTGGTGTACCGCTTGGTGGGTAGCCGGCCGGAGGTGATTCGGGTGTTCGGGGCCGCGCAGGATGTGGCTCGGCTGTTGGAGCCTGATTCGTCGTGA
- a CDS encoding type II toxin-antitoxin system ParD family antitoxin, translated as MNVSVGKEFEQFVREKVESGNYASASEVVRDGLRLLREKEQLFEARLEAFRNEIQVGLDQLDRGEGLDSEIVMAELRAKLDAMREAQSD; from the coding sequence GTGAACGTGTCGGTCGGGAAAGAGTTCGAGCAGTTCGTCCGGGAGAAGGTCGAGTCGGGGAACTATGCGTCCGCGAGTGAGGTGGTGCGGGACGGGTTGCGGTTGCTGAGGGAGAAGGAGCAGCTGTTCGAGGCGCGGTTGGAGGCGTTCCGAAACGAGATCCAGGTCGGGCTCGATCAGCTCGACCGCGGGGAAGGTCTCGATAGCGAGATCGTCATGGCCGAGCTGCGGGCCAAGCTCGACGCCATGCGAGAGGCGCAATCGGATTAG
- a CDS encoding CopG family transcriptional regulator: protein MKARDLDEKFDAGEDVSDCLDTASARRLNLEPRRVNVDFPAWMVEALDEEANRLGVTRQSVIKVWIAEMLEKKAG from the coding sequence ATGAAAGCCCGTGACCTGGACGAGAAGTTCGACGCCGGCGAGGACGTGTCCGATTGCCTGGACACCGCTTCGGCCCGCCGCCTGAACCTCGAGCCGCGCCGCGTGAACGTCGACTTCCCGGCCTGGATGGTCGAAGCGCTGGACGAGGAAGCGAATCGCCTCGGCGTGACGCGCCAGTCGGTGATCAAGGTGTGGATCGCGGAGATGTTGGAGAAGAAGGCGGGGTAG
- a CDS encoding BrnT family toxin yields the protein MQFEFDAEKSDANQAKHGIDFVAAQALWGDPDVVEIPARTADEPRHVVIGRIRDRMWSAIVTYRGERIRIISVRRSRREEVALYESP from the coding sequence GTGCAATTCGAGTTCGATGCTGAGAAAAGCGACGCCAACCAGGCCAAGCACGGGATCGACTTCGTTGCTGCCCAGGCCCTGTGGGGAGATCCGGACGTCGTCGAGATCCCTGCACGCACCGCAGACGAGCCCCGCCATGTCGTAATCGGTCGCATCCGGGACCGGATGTGGTCGGCCATCGTGACCTACCGCGGAGAGCGCATCCGGATCATCTCGGTGCGCCGCTCCCGACGCGAGGAGGTTGCCCTCTATGAAAGCCCGTGA
- a CDS encoding HigA family addiction module antidote protein, translating to MTDEKLAPVHPGEILLEEFLVPMELSQNRLAREIGVPPRRINEIVLGKRRISADTALRLSRYFGMTDKFWIGLQADYDLEAARIALGDRLRYEVGRSAGGVADRE from the coding sequence ATGACTGACGAGAAGTTGGCCCCGGTCCACCCGGGTGAGATCCTGTTGGAGGAGTTCCTCGTTCCCATGGAGCTCAGTCAGAACCGCCTGGCCCGTGAGATCGGGGTGCCCCCGCGGCGCATCAACGAGATCGTCCTGGGCAAGCGGCGGATTTCGGCGGATACGGCCCTGCGCCTGAGCCGCTACTTCGGGATGACGGACAAGTTCTGGATCGGACTGCAGGCGGACTATGACCTGGAAGCGGCCCGGATCGCGCTGGGGGACCGGTTGAGGTACGAGGTAGGGAGGTCCGCAGGAGGGGTGGCGGATCGGGAGTGA
- a CDS encoding type II toxin-antitoxin system RelE/ParE family toxin — protein MIRTFCCRETQGIFELRLSRRFPADIQRRALRKLRMLHRAGLLSDLAVPPANRLEKLSGNRLGQCRIRINDQWRICFRWIDGDAFDVEIVDYHRG, from the coding sequence ATGATCCGCACGTTTTGTTGTCGGGAAACGCAGGGGATCTTCGAGTTGCGGTTATCGCGTCGGTTTCCAGCCGACATCCAGAGGCGGGCCCTGCGCAAGCTGAGGATGCTGCACCGGGCCGGGCTCCTTTCGGATCTGGCTGTCCCGCCCGCGAATCGCCTCGAAAAGCTGTCTGGCAACCGGCTGGGGCAGTGCAGGATCCGCATCAACGACCAGTGGCGGATCTGCTTCCGTTGGATCGACGGAGATGCGTTCGACGTCGAAATCGTCGACTACCACCGAGGATGA